A genomic segment from Candidatus Glassbacteria bacterium encodes:
- a CDS encoding aconitate hydratase (Catalyzes the conversion of citrate to isocitrate), with the protein MNIVHKILNSHLVSGKLSPGQEIAIRVDQTLTQDATGTMAYLQFEAMQIPRVKTEVSVSYIDHNMLQTGFENADDHRYLQSVARK; encoded by the coding sequence ATGAATATCGTACACAAGATTCTGAACTCGCACCTGGTCAGCGGCAAACTGTCCCCTGGACAGGAGATCGCGATCCGGGTCGACCAGACCCTGACCCAGGACGCCACCGGGACAATGGCCTACCTGCAGTTCGAGGCCATGCAGATTCCGCGGGTCAAGACCGAGGTCAGCGTGAGCTATATCGACCACAATATGCTCCAGACCGGCTTCGAGAACGCCGACGACCACCGCTACCTGCAGAGCGTGGCCCGCAAG
- a CDS encoding DUF4411 family protein, giving the protein MIYVLDTGPLIDLFNHYYPDRFPSLWEKFESLVDSGHVVSVDEVLNEIQDRGDRLSKWAKDNKHIFHTPTAVELEFVTQIFSIPHFQSMIRNQERLKGKPVADPFVIAKAKQIDGCVVTREFHKPNAAQIPNVCNHFMIPWIDLEQFMANENWVF; this is encoded by the coding sequence ATGATATATGTCCTCGACACTGGTCCTCTAATAGATTTATTTAATCATTATTATCCTGATCGTTTTCCATCTCTTTGGGAAAAATTCGAATCACTAGTGGATTCTGGGCATGTTGTTTCCGTTGATGAAGTACTCAACGAGATTCAAGATCGCGGTGACCGTCTATCTAAATGGGCTAAGGACAATAAGCACATCTTTCATACTCCCACTGCAGTTGAGTTGGAGTTTGTCACCCAAATATTTAGTATCCCGCATTTTCAATCCATGATCAGGAATCAAGAGCGATTAAAGGGCAAACCTGTCGCCGATCCTTTCGTTATTGCCAAAGCAAAACAAATAGACGGTTGTGTAGTGACTCGTGAATTTCATAAACCTAATGCTGCACAAATTCCTAATGTGTGTAACCATTTTATGATTCCTTGGATTGACCTCGAGCAATTCATGGCTAATGAAAATTGGGTGTTTTGA
- a CDS encoding ImmA/IrrE family metallo-endopeptidase, protein MVKPIPVNPALLTWARETAGLSIKDVVESMKLKSVTSETVNAWEAGTDYPTYAQLKKLAYKIYKRPLALFFFPNPPVEETPKQAFRTLPDYEINNLPSRMRLLIRNARAMQLNLSELYDNANPAKKNVVKDLSFDPNVEADKMAIAIRKYLQVDIQEQTKWKDSEIALKAWRDILEDNGVFIFKDAFQLKDFSGFCLYDDQFPIIYVNNSKAKNRQIFTLFHELAHLLFRTGGIDTRIEKYIDFLVGENRLIEILCNRFAGEFLVPSEDFRQIVRGRQIDDNSIQFIADHYNVSREVILRKAFDLNLVDQRYYQDKVEEWRKSLKEKKRDGGDYYKTKSAYLGEKYLGTAFSRYYHNRISIEQLSEYLGVKVKNVAGMEQLLLNKA, encoded by the coding sequence ATGGTTAAACCAATTCCAGTAAATCCGGCTTTGCTAACATGGGCACGTGAAACTGCGGGCCTTAGTATAAAAGATGTTGTTGAAAGCATGAAACTTAAGAGTGTCACTAGCGAAACCGTTAACGCTTGGGAGGCTGGTACTGATTATCCAACCTATGCTCAACTAAAAAAACTGGCTTACAAAATTTACAAGCGTCCGCTTGCCTTATTCTTTTTCCCCAATCCACCCGTAGAAGAAACTCCAAAGCAGGCATTTCGAACTTTGCCTGATTATGAAATCAACAACCTCCCATCTAGAATGAGGCTTTTGATAAGAAATGCAAGAGCAATGCAATTAAATTTGAGTGAACTATATGACAATGCTAATCCTGCCAAAAAAAATGTTGTCAAAGATTTATCTTTTGATCCTAATGTTGAAGCCGACAAAATGGCAATAGCTATTCGCAAATATTTACAAGTTGACATACAAGAACAAACCAAGTGGAAAGATAGTGAGATCGCCTTAAAGGCTTGGCGTGATATTTTGGAGGACAATGGAGTTTTTATATTCAAAGATGCTTTTCAGCTAAAAGATTTCTCAGGATTTTGTTTGTATGACGACCAATTTCCCATAATTTACGTTAACAACAGCAAAGCTAAAAATCGTCAAATATTTACTTTATTTCATGAATTGGCACATCTCCTTTTTCGCACAGGAGGAATTGATACCCGAATTGAAAAATATATCGATTTTTTAGTTGGGGAAAATCGGCTTATTGAAATTCTATGCAACCGTTTTGCTGGTGAATTTCTTGTGCCCTCAGAAGACTTTCGGCAGATCGTTCGTGGCCGTCAAATAGATGACAATTCAATTCAATTTATAGCAGATCACTACAATGTAAGCAGAGAAGTCATTCTTAGAAAAGCATTTGACCTTAATCTAGTTGACCAAAGATATTATCAGGACAAAGTTGAAGAATGGAGAAAATCCCTCAAAGAAAAAAAGAGAGATGGTGGAGATTACTATAAGACCAAAAGTGCATATTTAGGCGAAAAATATTTAGGGACTGCTTTTAGTCGTTATTATCATAACAGAATATCAATTGAACAATTATCTGAATATCTTGGAGTAAAAGTAAAAAATGTAGCCGGCATGGAACAATTGCTGCTTAACAAGGCGTGA
- the fliP gene encoding flagellar type III secretion system pore protein FliP (The bacterial flagellar biogenesis protein FliP forms a type III secretion system (T3SS)-type pore required for flagellar assembly.): MKRPGRKAVSRILLAVLGVVIVATFSCHDTALAQGAGTPGGTIFPNVSIGLGASQEPEDFAITLQLLFLMTILTLAPSILIMMTCFTRIVVVFHFLRQAIGTQGMPANQLLVGLALFLTFYIMSPVWIQINDNALQPYLRRDITQQEAFGLAIEPLRTFMFSQVREKDLSLFVFMSDMDKPTTAAEVPTLVLIPAFIISELRVAFQIGFLIYLPFIMIDMIVSSVLLSMGMMMLPPIIISLPFKVLLLVMVDGWYLLVSSLMRSFS; this comes from the coding sequence ATGAAGAGGCCGGGCCGTAAGGCTGTCAGCCGGATTCTGCTGGCCGTGCTGGGGGTAGTGATTGTGGCAACTTTTTCCTGCCACGACACCGCCCTGGCCCAGGGAGCAGGTACGCCGGGCGGGACAATTTTTCCTAACGTCTCGATCGGTCTGGGAGCCAGCCAGGAGCCCGAGGATTTCGCGATCACGCTCCAGCTGCTGTTCCTGATGACCATCCTCACCCTGGCGCCCTCGATCCTGATCATGATGACCTGTTTCACGCGGATCGTGGTCGTCTTCCATTTCCTGCGCCAGGCGATAGGCACCCAGGGGATGCCGGCCAACCAGTTGTTGGTCGGCCTGGCGCTGTTCCTGACCTTCTACATCATGAGCCCCGTATGGATACAGATCAACGACAACGCGCTGCAGCCCTACCTTCGCCGCGATATCACCCAGCAGGAAGCTTTCGGCCTGGCGATAGAGCCGCTGCGTACGTTCATGTTCAGCCAGGTGCGGGAGAAAGACCTCTCGCTGTTCGTGTTCATGTCCGACATGGACAAGCCGACCACCGCAGCTGAGGTCCCGACCCTTGTGCTGATCCCGGCGTTTATCATCAGTGAGCTGCGGGTGGCGTTCCAGATCGGGTTTCTGATCTATCTGCCGTTCATCATGATCGACATGATCGTCTCCAGCGTACTGCTGTCGATGGGCATGATGATGCTGCCGCCGATTATCATTTCGCTGCCCTTCAAGGTGCTGCTGTTGGTGATGGTGGACGGCTGGTACCTGCTGGTCAGTTCGTTGATGCGAAGTTTCAGTTAA
- the fliQ gene encoding flagellar biosynthesis protein FliQ — translation MSQQFVINLGREVFLTAVMVASPMLIAGLIVGVSISVMQTATSIQEQTLTFIPKILAVVVSLILFMPWMMNTLLDFSVELFTNIPEYIK, via the coding sequence ATGAGTCAGCAGTTCGTAATTAATCTGGGCCGCGAGGTGTTCCTGACCGCGGTGATGGTGGCCAGCCCGATGCTGATCGCGGGCCTGATCGTGGGAGTGAGCATCAGCGTGATGCAGACCGCCACCTCGATCCAGGAGCAGACCCTGACTTTCATCCCGAAAATCCTCGCGGTCGTGGTCAGCCTGATCCTGTTCATGCCCTGGATGATGAATACGCTGCTGGATTTCTCGGTGGAGCTGTTTACCAACATCCCTGAATATATCAAATAG
- the fliR gene encoding flagellar type III secretion system protein FliR, producing MPPVTDIALRQVEIYSLIFFRISGIIFTMPFFGSENVPRLVRIGLALVITLVLVPTLNISGIPLPDNLWTYSAVVFKELFVGMAIGFVSMIVFHGIQYSGDLVGFQMGLRLANVIDPMSEEQISIIGTTQNLLAVLLYLSLFWDHFLFKAMAASFAVIPIAGVHLEGPMAIEFIRISAEVFVIALKMGAPLLAALFLADVALGFIARTAPQINVFIIGFPVKVGMGILLLGISLPFFVYVLTKLVHGMENNIMILLRYL from the coding sequence ATGCCGCCGGTAACCGACATAGCGCTGCGCCAGGTGGAAATCTACTCGCTGATCTTTTTCCGGATCAGCGGGATAATTTTCACCATGCCGTTTTTCGGCAGCGAGAACGTGCCGCGCCTGGTGAGGATCGGGCTGGCGCTGGTGATTACGCTGGTGCTGGTGCCCACGCTGAATATTTCGGGTATCCCGCTGCCGGACAACCTCTGGACCTACAGCGCGGTGGTCTTCAAGGAACTGTTTGTCGGGATGGCGATCGGGTTCGTCTCGATGATCGTGTTTCACGGTATCCAGTACTCCGGCGACCTGGTGGGCTTCCAGATGGGCCTGAGGCTGGCCAACGTGATCGATCCGATGAGCGAGGAGCAGATCAGCATTATCGGCACCACTCAGAACCTGCTGGCCGTGCTGCTGTATCTCAGCCTGTTCTGGGACCATTTCCTGTTCAAGGCGATGGCCGCCAGTTTCGCCGTGATCCCGATCGCCGGGGTGCATCTGGAGGGCCCGATGGCCATCGAGTTTATCCGAATATCAGCCGAGGTGTTCGTTATCGCGCTCAAGATGGGTGCGCCGCTGCTGGCCGCGCTGTTCCTGGCCGACGTGGCGCTGGGATTTATCGCGCGCACGGCGCCGCAGATCAACGTGTTCATTATCGGTTTTCCCGTGAAGGTGGGGATGGGGATCCTGCTGCTGGGGATCAGCCTCCCGTTCTTCGTCTACGTGCTCACCAAGCTGGTGCACGGGATGGAAAACAACATCATGATCCTGCTGCGCTACCTGTAG
- the flhB gene encoding flagellar biosynthesis protein FlhB encodes MAEEKSQEERTEKPTQKRLEDAREEGNLPRSVELSSMMILLTGVAGLYFLAGGMWREMSEVSYYIFNHAVDLEITTDNFKPYAEAAVWFMVMLTAPLFMLLMVIGVLTGISQSGPNLSWKALQPKASKMNPLKGLKRTFASSRALVELVKSILKVAMVAALSWWTISAMFGDYILLLDQEVGQFFSYLMQQMFGLSIRIALLLLVLAVLDYIWQRYKHFKDLRMSRQEVKEERKQQEGDPIVKSRIRSIQMEAARRRMMADVKEADVVVTNPIHLAVALKYDPEGMNAPVVLAKGARKVAEKIKEIARELDIPIIENKPLAQLLFKLCKVGAEVPSQLYKAVAEVLAYIYRLKRNKRPRNL; translated from the coding sequence GTGGCTGAGGAGAAAAGTCAGGAAGAACGAACAGAGAAACCCACTCAAAAGCGTCTGGAAGACGCTCGCGAAGAGGGCAATCTGCCCCGGTCAGTGGAACTGAGCAGCATGATGATTCTGCTGACCGGAGTGGCGGGACTCTATTTCTTGGCCGGCGGGATGTGGCGCGAGATGAGCGAGGTCAGCTACTACATCTTCAACCACGCCGTGGACCTCGAAATCACCACGGACAATTTCAAGCCCTACGCCGAAGCGGCGGTGTGGTTCATGGTCATGCTGACCGCTCCGCTGTTCATGCTGCTGATGGTGATCGGCGTGCTGACCGGGATCTCCCAGAGCGGACCAAACCTGAGCTGGAAGGCCCTGCAGCCCAAAGCCAGCAAGATGAATCCGCTCAAAGGGCTCAAGCGCACTTTCGCCAGCTCGCGCGCCCTGGTGGAGTTGGTCAAGAGTATCCTGAAAGTGGCGATGGTGGCCGCGTTGAGCTGGTGGACCATTTCCGCCATGTTCGGCGACTATATCCTGCTGCTCGACCAGGAAGTCGGCCAGTTCTTCAGCTACCTGATGCAGCAGATGTTCGGGCTCAGTATCCGGATCGCACTGCTGCTGCTCGTGCTGGCGGTGCTGGACTATATCTGGCAGCGCTACAAACATTTCAAGGACCTGCGGATGAGCCGCCAGGAAGTGAAAGAGGAGCGCAAGCAGCAGGAAGGTGACCCGATAGTCAAGAGCAGGATTCGCTCGATCCAAATGGAGGCCGCGCGCAGGAGGATGATGGCCGATGTCAAGGAGGCCGACGTGGTGGTGACCAACCCGATCCACCTGGCCGTGGCGCTTAAATACGATCCGGAAGGCATGAACGCCCCGGTGGTGCTGGCCAAGGGTGCGCGCAAGGTGGCCGAGAAGATCAAGGAAATCGCCAGGGAACTCGATATTCCGATAATCGAAAACAAACCGCTGGCCCAGTTGCTCTTCAAGCTCTGCAAGGTAGGCGCCGAGGTGCCCTCGCAGCTCTACAAGGCGGTTGCTGAGGTGCTGGCGTATATCTACCGCCTCAAGAGAAACAAACGTCCCAGAAACCTTTGA
- the flhA gene encoding flagellar biosynthesis protein FlhA has protein sequence MRISKYSDVMLALGVVGILVVMIIPLPPVFMDMMLTLDISLGLLILIVVLFTTEPLELSVFPGLLLMATLFRLSLNVASTRLILSEGYAGRLIEAFGTFVVGGNYVVGIIIFSILVIINFVVLTKGAGRIAEVAARFTLDKMPGKQMAIDADLNNGLIDEREARARREKIDQEAEFYGAMDGAAKFVRGDAIAAILITFINIIGGFIIGVAQMGMTFPEAIKTYTLLTVGDGLVSQIPALVVSTATGVIITRASSKSSLGVDIQNQLMARPRALFLTAAVLMFFGLVPGLPTMPFVVLAILLSLMGLGARRQLAAAEKAEREELEEREEAPADVNAQIEEFLQVDPLELEIGYGLIPLVDIDQGGDLLGRITEIRKQCALEVGIIVPPIRIRDNIQLTNNEYVIKIRGIEVARGEINVNQYMALDPGTVTEKVEGQHTTEQVFGLEAIWIGEDKREEAESKGYTVVEAPAVLATHLMETLKRYAHEILSRQDTQTLLDNVKKENATLVDELVPNSMNVGNVQKVLQNLLRERVPVRDLVTILESLSDYASQTKDLGVLTEFVRQSLSRTIYNLYKDDEGGVSAITLAPEVERTIAEVIQSTVNQGSSLALPPRFIEQITSSLNEQVERMNSEGLQPLLICSPSIRQYFKRLVEPVFTHLVVISYAELPQTAEISSFGTVQTEREGALT, from the coding sequence ATGAGAATCAGCAAGTACAGCGACGTGATGCTGGCCCTGGGCGTGGTGGGGATCCTGGTGGTGATGATTATCCCCTTGCCGCCGGTGTTCATGGATATGATGCTGACCCTGGATATCAGCCTGGGCCTGCTGATCCTGATTGTGGTGCTCTTTACCACCGAGCCGCTGGAGCTCTCGGTGTTCCCTGGCCTGCTGCTGATGGCTACGCTGTTCCGGCTCTCGCTCAATGTCGCCAGTACCCGGCTGATCCTCAGCGAGGGCTACGCGGGCCGCTTGATCGAGGCGTTCGGCACGTTCGTGGTCGGCGGCAACTACGTGGTGGGGATTATCATTTTCTCCATCCTCGTGATCATCAACTTCGTCGTGCTCACCAAGGGCGCGGGCCGGATCGCCGAGGTGGCCGCCCGCTTTACCCTGGACAAGATGCCGGGTAAGCAGATGGCTATCGACGCCGATCTGAACAACGGCCTGATCGACGAGCGCGAGGCGCGGGCCCGCCGCGAAAAGATCGACCAGGAAGCGGAGTTTTACGGCGCGATGGACGGTGCGGCCAAGTTCGTGCGCGGTGATGCGATCGCCGCGATCCTGATCACGTTCATCAATATTATCGGCGGCTTCATTATCGGTGTGGCCCAGATGGGCATGACATTTCCCGAGGCGATCAAGACCTACACCCTCTTGACGGTCGGTGACGGTCTGGTGAGCCAGATCCCCGCCCTGGTGGTCAGCACCGCGACCGGTGTGATTATTACCCGTGCCAGCAGCAAGAGCAGCCTCGGAGTCGATATCCAGAACCAGTTGATGGCCCGGCCGCGTGCGCTGTTCCTCACCGCCGCCGTGCTGATGTTTTTCGGTCTCGTTCCCGGTCTGCCGACCATGCCGTTCGTGGTCCTGGCAATCCTGTTGAGTCTGATGGGGCTGGGCGCACGCCGTCAGCTGGCGGCCGCCGAGAAGGCCGAGCGGGAGGAACTGGAGGAGCGCGAGGAAGCCCCGGCGGATGTCAACGCCCAGATCGAGGAGTTCCTGCAGGTCGACCCGCTGGAGCTTGAGATCGGCTACGGGCTGATCCCGCTGGTCGATATCGACCAGGGAGGCGATCTGCTGGGCCGGATCACCGAAATCCGCAAGCAGTGCGCCCTCGAGGTGGGCATCATTGTACCGCCGATCCGTATTCGGGACAATATCCAGTTGACGAACAACGAGTACGTAATCAAGATTCGCGGAATCGAGGTGGCCCGCGGGGAGATCAATGTCAACCAGTACATGGCTCTCGACCCCGGGACTGTCACCGAAAAAGTTGAGGGCCAGCACACCACCGAGCAGGTGTTCGGCCTGGAAGCGATCTGGATCGGCGAGGACAAGCGCGAGGAAGCGGAGAGCAAGGGCTACACTGTCGTGGAGGCTCCGGCTGTGCTGGCGACCCACCTGATGGAGACGCTGAAGCGTTACGCTCACGAAATTCTGAGCCGCCAGGACACCCAGACCCTGCTTGACAATGTCAAGAAAGAGAACGCTACTCTGGTCGACGAGCTGGTGCCGAACTCGATGAACGTCGGTAATGTCCAGAAAGTTCTCCAGAACCTGCTGCGCGAACGCGTGCCGGTCCGCGACCTGGTAACCATCCTCGAATCGCTCAGCGACTACGCGTCCCAGACCAAGGATCTCGGCGTGCTTACCGAATTCGTGCGCCAGAGCCTGAGCCGGACAATCTACAATCTATATAAGGACGATGAGGGAGGGGTCAGCGCTATCACTCTGGCGCCCGAGGTGGAACGCACTATCGCCGAGGTCATCCAGAGCACCGTGAACCAGGGAAGCTCGCTGGCCCTGCCGCCGAGGTTTATCGAACAGATTACCTCTTCACTTAACGAACAGGTCGAACGAATGAATTCCGAGGGTCTGCAGCCCCTGCTGATCTGCTCGCCGTCGATCCGCCAGTATTTCAAGCGTCTGGTGGAACCGGTGTTCACTCACCTGGTGGTGATCAGCTACGCCGAGCTTCCACAGACGGCTGAGATCTCCTCATTTGGAACCGTCCAGACCGAAAGGGAAGGTGCGTTGACATGA
- the flhF gene encoding flagellar biosynthesis protein FlhF gives MKVKKYTAPSMREALEKMKRDLGTGAVILGSRKISRGGLLDFIGKEMFEVTATTEDNVLVASPSAAKPGNGAEVNAAGGRVSFTVGDNGAVATGAKGSFGQLLARQVPPLPVASASPGNGIGRRTPIDSANVRMLQQELKDLRSAVGEMAEHMKYQRMPSLPPVLREVYKKLVNIELEERTAGDLIQKLYARFSEKQYNEIELVEKYLIEEITRMIPVSRPAKPSGKDPLIILFAGPSGVGKTTCLAKLATNKRFYGGHKVVMVTADTYRVAATQQLGTFSEIADIPLEIAHSPRDITRAVKRHQDKEVILIDTSGGSQFNDKMLSELKDFVTAAGPDEVHLVLSVDTKPRDLQHAIRRFRTGKSMRLLLTKFDETLTFGSIVGVARDAGIPISYLTFGQEVPEDIEPADAAKIAKLVVGNVF, from the coding sequence ATGAAAGTGAAAAAGTACACCGCCCCCTCGATGCGGGAAGCCCTGGAAAAGATGAAGCGCGACTTGGGCACGGGTGCGGTAATTCTGGGCAGCCGCAAGATCAGCCGCGGCGGCCTGCTCGACTTCATCGGCAAGGAAATGTTCGAGGTCACAGCCACGACCGAGGACAACGTCCTGGTTGCTTCGCCTTCGGCGGCAAAGCCCGGTAACGGGGCCGAGGTGAATGCGGCCGGCGGCAGAGTGTCCTTCACCGTGGGAGATAACGGCGCTGTGGCCACCGGTGCCAAGGGAAGCTTTGGCCAGCTCCTGGCTCGCCAGGTCCCGCCTCTGCCGGTGGCAAGCGCCTCTCCGGGCAACGGGATCGGCAGGCGCACGCCGATAGACTCGGCGAATGTCCGCATGCTCCAGCAGGAACTCAAGGACCTCCGCTCCGCGGTGGGCGAGATGGCCGAGCACATGAAGTACCAGCGGATGCCCTCGCTGCCCCCGGTGCTGCGCGAGGTCTACAAGAAGCTGGTCAATATCGAGCTGGAGGAGCGCACCGCCGGCGACCTGATCCAGAAACTCTACGCCCGCTTCAGCGAAAAACAGTACAACGAGATCGAGCTGGTGGAAAAATACCTGATAGAGGAAATCACCAGGATGATCCCGGTCTCCCGCCCCGCCAAACCCTCGGGCAAGGACCCGCTGATCATCCTGTTCGCCGGACCCTCGGGCGTGGGTAAAACGACCTGTCTGGCCAAGCTGGCTACCAACAAGCGCTTCTACGGCGGGCACAAAGTGGTGATGGTGACCGCCGACACCTACCGGGTGGCCGCCACCCAGCAGTTGGGTACGTTCAGCGAAATCGCGGATATCCCGCTGGAGATCGCCCACTCGCCGCGCGATATTACCCGGGCGGTCAAGCGCCATCAGGACAAGGAAGTGATTCTGATCGACACTTCCGGCGGCAGCCAGTTCAACGACAAGATGCTGAGCGAGCTGAAGGATTTCGTCACCGCGGCCGGCCCAGATGAGGTCCACCTCGTCCTGAGCGTGGACACCAAGCCGCGCGACCTGCAGCACGCCATCCGCCGGTTCCGCACCGGCAAGAGCATGAGGCTGCTGCTGACCAAGTTCGACGAGACCCTGACGTTCGGCTCGATCGTGGGTGTCGCCCGCGATGCCGGGATTCCAATCAGCTATCTCACTTTCGGCCAGGAAGTGCCGGAGGATATCGAGCCGGCCGACGCGGCCAAGATCGCGAAACTGGTGGTGGGCAACGTATTTTAG
- a CDS encoding HDOD domain-containing protein: MKKKSAIDTQRLKRITQAIINLPTLPTVVAKMIELIDDPSSSARSLSRIIKTDQVLTARVLRLANSAYYGFPNPIASINLAIVVLGFDTIRNLGLSVAVISRLARASSDEELLDYTRFWEHSAGVAVASRMLARMHGFRSMESEAFVAGLIHDIGKVILSQYQTANYSKCLRIVNEQEISLAAAEERVFGVTHAEVGNWLAGRWNLPDGLSEAIRLHHIPLTARVKPELTAIVHFADILTRAARVGSGGDPLIPSFYRGVLHRLPLQLDENEKVDLQFYLAEYLQEMEQVDSFINIVLGRLPKSEPDSDELEGDSAEEVMSA, encoded by the coding sequence ATGAAGAAGAAAAGCGCAATAGACACCCAACGGCTCAAAAGAATCACCCAGGCGATCATCAACCTGCCGACCCTGCCTACGGTCGTGGCCAAGATGATCGAGCTGATCGACGACCCCTCGAGCTCCGCGCGCTCTCTGAGCCGGATTATCAAAACAGACCAGGTTCTCACCGCCAGGGTCCTCCGGCTGGCCAACAGCGCATACTACGGTTTCCCCAATCCGATCGCATCGATCAATCTCGCCATTGTCGTGCTCGGCTTCGACACGATCCGCAACCTCGGACTTTCGGTGGCGGTTATCTCTCGTCTGGCCCGCGCCTCCAGCGACGAGGAACTGCTGGACTACACCCGCTTCTGGGAACACTCGGCCGGAGTGGCGGTGGCAAGCAGGATGCTGGCCAGGATGCACGGCTTCCGCAGCATGGAAAGCGAGGCGTTCGTCGCCGGGCTGATCCACGATATCGGCAAGGTTATTCTCAGCCAGTACCAGACCGCCAATTACAGTAAATGCCTGCGGATAGTCAACGAGCAGGAAATCTCGCTGGCCGCGGCCGAGGAGCGCGTCTTCGGTGTCACCCATGCCGAGGTTGGCAACTGGCTGGCCGGGCGCTGGAACCTGCCCGACGGGTTGAGCGAGGCGATCCGCCTCCACCACATCCCGCTCACAGCCCGTGTCAAGCCCGAGCTGACAGCGATCGTCCATTTCGCCGATATCCTGACCCGCGCAGCCCGGGTCGGCAGCGGCGGCGATCCGCTGATCCCGTCGTTTTACCGCGGCGTGCTGCACCGCCTGCCGCTCCAGCTCGACGAGAACGAAAAGGTGGACCTCCAGTTCTACCTGGCCGAGTACCTGCAGGAGATGGAACAGGTGGACAGTTTCATCAATATCGTCCTGGGACGGCTGCCCAAATCCGAGCCCGACAGCGACGAACTGGAAGGCGACAGCGCCGAAGAAGTGATGAGTGCATGA